The Aedes albopictus strain Foshan chromosome 1, AalbF5, whole genome shotgun sequence genomic interval tcgccatacaaaattaaaatgatttactcctgctgatcaactgtggctgcgcgcaaagcgggtagtccattgctgCGGATCCAGCAGCGCCCTTGGGGATCATACTTGCGCGGAGGTGAAACAGACTCTAAGCCGGTTCAACGAAGGTGGTGTTTTCGGTCCGACTGCTCCGTATGTTCGGTCCGGGGATGTTTTGCCATGATGGCCAGATCATCGTTTGCCAGCATCAAATCGGATCAAGTCGGGGAGGCGATGCGAAAAATCACCGATACCGGGAAAGACTCGACGTGGCTGGGTCTATATTAgcaaaaataaatatataaatattaaAAGAGAGTGAaaattaagtttttattagaaacTACTCACCATAATCAagggaattatcaaaaaaaaaaaacagagcacTTGAACAAATAACTTCAATTAAGCAAGATGGCTTCGCTCGTTTTGCTTGCGCCGAACGATCAAAACAATCGATACAGTGTTGCGCGACAATATCGCACATGAGGGGATGCGATATGGCATCGAGTTTgtgtaatggactacccgcttggcgcacgcccacagttgatcagcaggagtaaatccatttaattttgtatggtgaaaagcatctaaacttgaattacttgaaatagaatgcttttcctgaaaaaataattggtaggcttaatagtagtcaccattgtgcacaaccactaccaaatattttttcgaataatgtattccacttcgataaatttgcctttagatgctattcgccatacaatatttttgcgatttacttttagctgtttttcgcgcatagaagctagcgccacattggtagatgcggagagtaggaaaacagccgatgtaggtaattcattgtACACAACCTCATCGCAACCACTTGGTTGCAGCTGTTCTGTGTAATATTCACATTCTTTCAATGTGAATATTACACAGAAACGATGCTAAGAGAAATTGATATTTGGTTTTTGTGTAATTTGAGCTAAGATGTACATTACCATCGAGCCGATGTAATTTTGCATACGAAAATCGCGAGTACATCGGATATTTTACATAATTGCAACAATTACATCGAGGCATATTACattatttttaactgtgtagtttcttcgatcgagctgaaattttacacagttgatatgggaccaaaatggaactcaaaaagtgtacaggagtaaaatgtcttttggtgtcccacgctaatacctATTCACCTTAAATTCGATTCCCAGAAAAAATCGCCCAATTTTACATTGATCAACTGTGGTATTTTGTTTGACATTTCTAAACGTCAAACGACAAAAGCAGAAAACGGAGATCGGCTGACGTTTCTCGTGGTTGCAAAATCATAAACAAAGTGCGCGGACGGATCTTTCACGCTTTGCCCAGAAACAAGAGTCGCGAAAAATGTCCGGCGGAAAAACACCACTGGAGCTCCTGTCGGGATCCTTCTCCAAGACGTGGCTGCACGACAAGTGGGCCCCTGGCGTTGGTGGAATTTTGGGCTTCATGGGTGTGTGCTACGTGAACTGGGGTACCAGTCGGCCACTGCTGAGCGGTAAGTTGAACGGGGATGGAGTGTGATGTAACACTGCCATCCGACGATTGGGATTGATTGTGATTATGGATGATTATGAGGGactgtttttcgttttttttttaggaattcaaaaGCATGTTGTTGCAACAGTCGGCCTAGCTGCATTGGCCTTGACGGTGGATAAATGGAGGAATCAGTATCTGGCGGAAAAGGATGCTACCCTACGTCACTACGTTGAATTGCATCCAGAGGATTTCCCAACACCCGGTAAGTACGACGCAACCCTTTTAGAACATGGTGCAGTGtaaatttgttgcctattattgAATCTAATGTGTCTCCTATACTGTCTATCagtgagtttaaataagggcgaaagtacttaccttaccgatcaggctaaggccggggtggcctcttctgtacatagtagccgtctccattccactcggtccatgactgtttgtttccagttcagcactctgcgaagggtccgcagctcgtcctccacttggtcgacccacctagttcgctgcgctccacgtcttcttgtaccggttggatgactctcgagaaccatttttgtcgggttgctatccgacatcctgatgacgtgacccgcccaccgtagcctccagattttcgtggtatggacgatggttggttctctcagcagctgatgcagctcgta includes:
- the LOC109413902 gene encoding NADH dehydrogenase [ubiquinone] 1 subunit C2 — protein: MSGGKTPLELLSGSFSKTWLHDKWAPGVGGILGFMGVCYVNWGTSRPLLSGIQKHVVATVGLAALALTVDKWRNQYLAEKDATLRHYVELHPEDFPTPERKKYADVFEYWQPIR